The following DNA comes from Mucilaginibacter jinjuensis.
TTTGTGCCAAATACCACACGTTTTGGAAGTAATAAAAAGCCTCATAGATTTTGTTCTGCATATTGATAAGCACCTGAGCCCGGTTATAAGCCAGTACCAGGGATGGACTTACTTAATTCTTTTCGTTATCATATTTGCCGAAACCGGCTTTGTGGTTACCCCATTTCTTCCCGGCGACTCACTGCTTTTTGCAGCAGGTGCACTAATTGCAGCAGGTGGTACAGGACTTAATATTTCTTTGCTGGCCTTAATACTGGTTATTGCTGCCTTTACAGGCAATACCGTAAATTATTTCCTGGGTAATTACCTTGGCGAAAAGGTATTTAAACCCGAAAATAAGGTACTCAAACTCGAATATTACATCAAAACCCAGGCTTTCTTCGATAAGCACGGGCCTATAGCGGTAATACTAAGCCGTTTTATCCCCATCATCCGTACCATTGCGCCGTTTGTGGCGGGGGTAGGGCGCATGTCGTTCCTGCGTTATAGTATCTACAATATCATTGGCGGTACAGCATGGATCCTGCTATTCCTGTTTGCCGGATATATGTTTGGTAACCTGCCTTTCTTTAAAACACATTTCTCTGTAGTTACTATTGCTATTGTACTGATTTCTGTA
Coding sequences within:
- a CDS encoding DedA family protein, whose product is MEVIKSLIDFVLHIDKHLSPVISQYQGWTYLILFVIIFAETGFVVTPFLPGDSLLFAAGALIAAGGTGLNISLLALILVIAAFTGNTVNYFLGNYLGEKVFKPENKVLKLEYYIKTQAFFDKHGPIAVILSRFIPIIRTIAPFVAGVGRMSFLRYSIYNIIGGTAWILLFLFAGYMFGNLPFFKTHFSVVTIAIVLISVVPIIWGIIKSRRERA